The Festucalex cinctus isolate MCC-2025b chromosome 16, RoL_Fcin_1.0, whole genome shotgun sequence sequence GTTGCAATTAGTGGACAACTTGTGTTAAGTGCAAAATGATGTAAATATTTGGCTTTTTTACCCCCTCAAAATGAAAAGCAAATATCGGACATGTTTgcatatatacagggtgacccaaaaagatgcgtagccatattttattcgataaaaaaatccattttttaacgaatgtcttttctgttgcaggacgtgaaaggtgaacctatggatgatcatttgcagctatagttgccctgaaaatgtcttggacaaattagcagaagatattctccctggagacctattttgcgacaaaatcataccagagtgtacagattcagtttcgaaagcgtttccattgtcgcaactttccatcaaaatcaacgattgttagttggattaagaagttcagagagcatgggactgtagtgggcctatgttctaaagccacagggggaacttattcaggaatgcaggaagaagagtgcaaggacaggagaaaacattgctgcagtgagggactcagtaggacgcagccctaggaaatcagtgcgtagacgcagccaagaactcggaatgacaagggagtcactgcggcgtgttcttacgtctgatctgcacctatacccatacaagatccaaataaagcaaaaattaactgatgctgacaaggaaaagcgagtaacaatgtgtgaatggttctgtaatgtgcttgaaaatgatgaaaactttcttgagaacgtttggttctcagaactgaactctgaacttcttaatccaactaacaatcgttgattttgatggaaagttgcgacaatggaaacgcttttgaaactgaatctgtacactctggtatgattttgtcgcaaaataggtctccagggagaatatcttctgctgatttgtccaagacattttcagggcaactatagctgcaaatgatcataggttcacctttcacgtcctgcaacagaaaagacattcgttaaaaaatggattttttatcgaataaaatatgggtacgcatctttttgggtcaccctgtataagtATTTAGCTATCTGCTAAATGTACTTATAGGAACTTgtcaaatgcactttttttttgcttttttttttttttttttatctctctctctctctctctctctctcttcacgcagacacacacaccTCCCTCCCTCACACACACTGTTTGTTTAGTGCTCCAAGTGGCACGCGTCAGGCGCGCGCATCGCACCGGCGCGCTGGGCGGAGCCAAGGTGTGGCCACGCGGCCGGCCAGCCGCGTTGAAAAGCGGCCGCCTCTTGTCTCCTGGTGCACACTCCAGTCGCGACGCACCACCTCACGCAGGACGCACGCACAGAGGAGACGCGCGCGTCTAACCACGTGACCGACACGCGCGAGACACGCTGCCAGAAAacttgtttaatttaattttggaaaaaaagggcgctttttttttttcttttagttttctttttacctctatttttttattattaattttggtgattttttttgtttgcaacaaCATTTTAAGGGAaagtacttttatttatttattttttttaattcccttcactttttttttttttttttttttttaacttttccgCTCCCAATCTTTTCCGGAGCGCACCATGGAGCTGGCCGCGGCCCCCGCCTGCTTCTTCACCGCGCAGAGCGTCCCGCTGAGCCCGAGCCGCAAAGTCGTTCCGGCGGCGACTATCGCGCCGTCGTCCGCCAAGCGTCCCCGCTCGTCCTCCCCGGAGCTCCTCCGCTGCAAGCGCCGCCTGAACTTCGCCGCCTTCGGCTACTCGCTGCCCCCGCAGCAGCCGCACGCGGTGGCGCGTCGCAACGAGCGCGAGCGCAACCGCGTCAAGCTGGTCAACAACGGTTTCGCCACCCTGCGCGAGCACGTCCCCAACGGGGCCGCCAACAAGAAGATG is a genomic window containing:
- the ascl1a gene encoding achaete-scute homolog 1a; translation: MELAAAPACFFTAQSVPLSPSRKVVPAATIAPSSAKRPRSSSPELLRCKRRLNFAAFGYSLPPQQPHAVARRNERERNRVKLVNNGFATLREHVPNGAANKKMSKVETLRSAVEYIRALQQLLDEHDAVSAAFQAGVLTSSPGMVAQGYPAADLNSMAGSPVSSYSSDEVSYDPLSPEEQELLDFTNWF